A genomic window from Rhizobium sp. 007 includes:
- a CDS encoding type I secretion system permease/ATPase, with amino-acid sequence MHEVQNETRSKGQTGEGQKQDSPRLLVIQAKRVFLFGLLYAAALSVCLNILQLTMPLFMLQVHDRVLNSQSMDTLAMLTILAVGALVVLGVLEFIRALSFQAIGGALVRRLNMPVLAAAVQASIDQGLTRATQSLRDIAELRSFLTSSAVSAPLDAAWSPIFLGALFLLHPLFGLIGAVSAALLICGGLVTDMLTHQLTKEANQTNIEAVSRIGASLRHAEAIEAMGMLPALANRWRSLQLQALSAFETSGCRSKAMSSITRSLRYSIQIMTLAAGAYLVLEQEITPGAMMASSILVGRLLIPFDSIIENWRQWVLAIAGWRRLEALLKADLAIRQTMPTPHSSGDIVVDKLVYAAPGLDVPIIKGISFSLSPGEVLGVIGPSAAGKSTLARLLVGILRPTSGGVFLDGNNTYLWERGSFGQVVGYLPQSVSLLEGTIRENIGRMADSDPYKVLEAARLADIHEMIGRLPLGYDTPVGDGHLTLSGGQRQRIALARCLYNQPRLIVLDEPNANLDSIGERALIRAIQRARDDGAIVIIIAHRPAIMQVADKLLVLENGRITQFGPRTAVVTTTMPGEPHREVAAI; translated from the coding sequence ATGCATGAAGTTCAAAATGAGACACGAAGCAAGGGGCAAACCGGGGAAGGCCAAAAACAAGACAGCCCAAGGTTGCTGGTTATTCAAGCAAAGCGTGTATTTTTGTTTGGGTTGCTTTATGCAGCTGCACTGAGCGTGTGTCTGAACATATTACAACTGACGATGCCTCTGTTCATGCTACAAGTCCATGACCGGGTACTCAACAGTCAGAGCATGGACACACTTGCAATGCTCACCATCTTGGCCGTCGGCGCCCTTGTGGTGCTCGGTGTTCTGGAATTCATCCGTGCCCTCTCGTTCCAAGCCATCGGAGGCGCGCTCGTGCGTCGGCTGAACATGCCCGTCCTGGCGGCCGCCGTTCAGGCTTCTATCGATCAGGGCCTGACGCGCGCGACCCAGTCGCTTCGGGACATCGCAGAATTGCGAAGCTTCCTGACCTCGTCAGCGGTCAGTGCGCCCCTAGACGCTGCCTGGTCACCGATTTTCCTCGGCGCCCTTTTCCTTTTGCATCCGCTTTTTGGTCTTATCGGAGCAGTCTCCGCCGCACTGCTCATTTGCGGCGGACTGGTCACGGACATGTTGACGCACCAACTCACCAAGGAAGCGAATCAAACAAATATCGAGGCCGTGTCCAGGATTGGCGCTTCGCTGCGACATGCCGAGGCCATCGAGGCGATGGGCATGCTGCCAGCTCTGGCGAATCGTTGGCGCTCCCTTCAACTGCAGGCTCTCAGCGCCTTTGAAACGAGTGGGTGCAGGAGCAAGGCGATGTCGTCCATCACCCGCAGCCTGCGCTATTCCATCCAGATCATGACGCTGGCAGCCGGAGCCTATCTGGTGCTGGAGCAGGAAATCACGCCCGGCGCCATGATGGCATCGAGCATTCTTGTCGGGCGCCTACTGATCCCCTTCGATTCGATCATCGAGAATTGGCGGCAATGGGTGCTGGCGATCGCTGGCTGGCGTCGCCTCGAGGCCCTTCTCAAGGCGGATCTTGCAATCCGCCAAACGATGCCCACGCCACATTCGTCGGGCGACATCGTGGTCGATAAGCTCGTCTACGCAGCTCCGGGGCTGGATGTGCCCATCATCAAGGGCATTTCTTTCTCCCTCTCTCCGGGCGAGGTTCTTGGCGTGATCGGTCCCTCCGCTGCCGGCAAATCGACACTCGCGCGGCTGCTGGTCGGCATCTTGCGCCCCACGTCCGGCGGCGTCTTCCTCGACGGCAACAACACCTATCTCTGGGAGCGTGGCTCGTTCGGTCAGGTGGTCGGATATCTGCCGCAATCCGTCTCGCTTTTGGAAGGCACCATTCGAGAAAACATTGGGCGAATGGCCGACAGCGATCCCTACAAGGTGCTGGAGGCGGCGCGATTGGCCGACATCCACGAAATGATCGGACGCCTGCCACTCGGTTACGACACACCCGTCGGCGACGGACATCTGACCCTTTCGGGAGGGCAGCGGCAGCGCATAGCGTTGGCGCGCTGCCTCTACAACCAGCCTCGCCTCATCGTGCTCGACGAGCCGAACGCAAACCTGGACTCGATCGGCGAGCGGGCCCTTATCCGCGCGATCCAGCGTGCGCGCGACGACGGCGCCATCGTTATCATAATCGCTCACAGGCCAGCCATCATGCAGGTCGCCGACAAGCTGCTCGTGCTCGAAAACGGCCGCATCACACAGTTCGGACCGCGAACGGCCGTGGTTACAACCACGATGCCGGGCGAACCACACCGCGAGGTAGCCGCAATATGA
- a CDS encoding glycosyltransferase family 4 protein codes for MSKRILVAAHNHPSLHPGGTEIFAHDLFRAYQREGHEALFLGATNQIHREARPGTSFQSIGSAGDEVLLWSGHFDRFFMSQIDLYGVVPDIAELLRDFRPDVVHLHHLLLLGAEFPHIVRRTLPHCQIVMTLHDYYPICHHEGLMVRTGSKELCHQSSPDRCHGCFKDIPLDRFALRERHLKALLSTVDHFFSPSAFLRERFVRWGLDEDAISVIPNGIPTRNAGARRELLQGGKPVFGYFGNLNPWKGVTVLLDAARQLLADGLDFELRVHGGAPFQSEAFVDEINRRFTETSESVQSRGPYRREDIGDLVAAVDCTIVPSVWWENAPLVIQEAQAQGRPVIASNIGGMAEMIEHGVNGLTVPPNDARALAVAMRNIAEEPNLLRQLSENARKPDDIDTTARRYLKWMDTAQVQAQESL; via the coding sequence ATGAGCAAGCGCATTCTGGTGGCAGCCCACAACCATCCGTCCCTTCACCCGGGTGGAACGGAGATATTTGCTCACGACTTGTTTCGCGCCTACCAGCGCGAGGGGCACGAAGCCCTGTTTCTCGGTGCCACGAACCAAATCCACCGCGAAGCCAGACCGGGCACGAGCTTTCAGAGCATCGGCTCGGCGGGAGATGAGGTCCTGCTTTGGTCCGGACACTTCGATCGCTTCTTCATGAGTCAGATCGACCTTTATGGTGTTGTGCCGGACATAGCGGAGTTGCTGCGCGATTTCCGGCCAGATGTGGTTCACCTCCATCACCTGCTGCTGCTTGGCGCCGAGTTCCCTCACATCGTCCGCCGCACCTTACCCCACTGCCAGATCGTCATGACGCTCCATGACTACTACCCCATTTGCCACCATGAAGGCCTGATGGTACGCACCGGCAGCAAGGAGCTTTGTCACCAATCCAGCCCGGACCGCTGCCATGGCTGTTTCAAGGACATTCCGCTCGATCGCTTTGCCTTGCGCGAACGCCACCTGAAGGCCCTGCTGAGCACGGTTGACCACTTCTTCTCGCCAAGCGCTTTTTTACGGGAGCGCTTCGTGCGGTGGGGACTGGACGAAGATGCGATTAGCGTCATTCCCAATGGTATCCCCACCCGAAATGCCGGCGCGCGAAGGGAGCTGCTCCAGGGCGGGAAGCCGGTCTTCGGATATTTCGGAAATCTCAACCCCTGGAAGGGGGTGACCGTATTGCTCGACGCTGCGCGCCAGCTTCTGGCCGATGGCCTTGATTTCGAACTCCGCGTCCATGGCGGAGCGCCCTTCCAGAGCGAGGCCTTCGTCGATGAGATCAATCGGCGCTTTACCGAAACGTCAGAATCGGTGCAGTCCCGAGGCCCCTATCGACGCGAAGATATTGGCGATCTGGTGGCCGCGGTCGATTGCACCATAGTTCCTTCCGTCTGGTGGGAGAACGCGCCGCTTGTCATTCAGGAAGCCCAGGCTCAAGGCCGTCCGGTCATCGCCAGCAACATCGGGGGAATGGCTGAAATGATCGAGCATGGCGTCAACGGCCTGACTGTTCCACCCAACGATGCCCGAGCGCTCGCCGTGGCGATGCGGAACATAGCGGAAGAGCCGAACCTGCTGCGCCAGCTCTCCGAAAACGCCCGCAAGCCCGACGACATCGACACGACCGCCCGCCGCTACCTCAAGTGGATGGACACGGCACAGGTTCAGGCACAGGAGAGCTTATGA
- a CDS encoding HlyD family type I secretion periplasmic adaptor subunit, protein MTEKSPLAVRSDLSERRLQRHQPASRDVGYSNLEFDRFDSRSPLRRLVVAGLATILVSFGGFFAWAFSVELSSATVANGTVIVDSKRKTISHFEGGVMSLLLVQEGDKVSAGQPLIALEDTRARSSLQSLQIRRIGLIAKLARLKAEQTDMPQISFPRDLGDSRDDTVDDAVRAETIFFEKRRETKVGRVEVQQKTIEEHIEQATSLGIQIQATDQQIDLMKEHRTATETLAKKGAAPRTQLIEIDSKLSELARERGELVGNKAQAEKAAAGAQLALTGIESDFQSTIAGEITTARIDLADVEEQIIASKDVLRRLEIRSPQDGIISNILLRTPGSAVTPGQPLLEIVPENEPLLVEMRVNPRDIDSISVGSHTQVRLTAYNQRSRLPMEGTITYVAADQSVDEKSNSAFFVARAKLDPASLKANPDVHLYPGMPAEVLIIHESRRAIDYLTSPVLESFNRAFRED, encoded by the coding sequence ATGACTGAAAAGAGCCCCCTTGCGGTCCGCTCCGATCTCTCCGAACGTCGCCTCCAGCGGCATCAGCCGGCATCGCGGGATGTTGGCTACTCGAACTTGGAATTCGACCGGTTTGATAGCCGTTCGCCGCTTCGTCGTCTTGTCGTTGCGGGGCTCGCCACGATCCTTGTGTCCTTCGGGGGATTTTTTGCCTGGGCCTTTTCGGTCGAGCTCAGCAGCGCGACGGTCGCCAACGGCACGGTCATCGTCGATTCGAAGCGAAAGACTATCAGCCATTTCGAAGGCGGCGTGATGAGTCTACTGCTCGTTCAGGAGGGCGACAAAGTTTCCGCCGGGCAGCCCCTAATCGCGTTGGAGGATACGCGCGCCCGTTCCAGCCTGCAGTCGCTCCAAATCCGACGCATTGGCCTAATCGCGAAACTGGCGCGATTGAAAGCCGAGCAAACTGACATGCCGCAAATCAGCTTTCCACGCGATTTGGGTGACAGCCGGGACGATACGGTCGATGACGCCGTCAGGGCGGAGACGATATTTTTCGAAAAGCGGCGCGAGACCAAGGTCGGACGCGTCGAGGTCCAGCAAAAGACCATCGAGGAGCATATCGAACAAGCAACGTCGCTCGGCATCCAGATCCAGGCGACCGACCAGCAAATCGATCTCATGAAAGAGCACCGGACGGCGACGGAAACGTTGGCGAAAAAAGGCGCGGCACCGCGCACGCAACTCATCGAGATCGACTCCAAGCTAAGTGAGCTTGCGAGGGAACGGGGCGAACTCGTCGGCAACAAGGCCCAGGCAGAAAAAGCCGCAGCAGGCGCACAGCTTGCGCTGACCGGGATCGAAAGTGACTTTCAGTCGACGATTGCCGGCGAAATCACCACGGCACGCATCGATCTGGCGGACGTCGAAGAGCAGATCATCGCTTCGAAGGACGTGCTGCGGCGCCTTGAGATTCGCTCTCCGCAGGATGGCATCATCAGCAACATCTTGCTGCGCACCCCTGGCAGCGCGGTCACGCCCGGCCAGCCGTTGCTCGAGATCGTTCCGGAAAATGAGCCACTGCTGGTCGAAATGCGCGTCAATCCTCGCGACATCGACAGCATTTCCGTGGGCTCGCATACGCAAGTCCGGCTGACAGCCTATAATCAACGCTCCCGCCTGCCGATGGAAGGCACCATTACATATGTCGCCGCGGACCAGTCGGTAGATGAAAAGTCAAACAGTGCGTTTTTCGTCGCGCGCGCCAAACTCGATCCGGCATCGCTCAAAGCAAACCCGGATGTCCACCTTTATCCCGGCATGCCCGCGGAGGTTCTGATCATCCACGAGTCACGCCGTGCGATCGACTACCTCACTTCTCCCGTCCTCGAGAGCTTCAATCGCGCGTTCAGGGAAGACTAG
- a CDS encoding glycosyltransferase family 4 protein: protein MNEQLRVLVVSHAHPTVSLGGAEIASHNLHRGLNALPNVQSVYLARVGHPVPRHASSALMSLRLADDELLFHADDYDHFFLSNGDTQAISRDLLRFARDLRPHVVHFHHVLGIGLEALYALREAFPHAAILVTFHEYLSICHNHGQMVKRPSGQLCETASPVACHGCFPDIPVSRFLKRELFARGMLGLADAFVSPSRFLAERYVAWGIEKDKLSVIENGIAVETAAPAREAQGPNPRRNRFAYFGQMTPFKGADLLIDAVLRIPKEIWGEDSCLMIFGGNLERQPIEFQERMKKLIADAGHRVRFYGAYQNADVPRLMRSVDWVVLPSVWWENSPIVIQEALLHRRPMMCSDIGGMAEKVRDGKDGLHFRAGSSQDLADRIVEVLGDSQIWERLRVSMRQPADRLACAQEHVKLYRALLRRKLDAAMTESPALLAHSL from the coding sequence ATGAACGAGCAGCTTCGCGTCCTTGTCGTCTCGCATGCGCACCCAACGGTTTCGCTCGGCGGGGCGGAAATCGCCTCTCACAACCTGCATCGCGGCCTGAACGCATTGCCGAACGTGCAATCGGTTTACCTGGCCCGGGTCGGCCATCCGGTCCCGCGGCATGCCTCGTCCGCGCTGATGAGCCTTCGCCTTGCCGATGATGAGTTGCTGTTCCACGCGGACGACTACGACCATTTCTTTTTGTCCAATGGCGATACCCAGGCAATCAGCCGAGACCTGTTGCGTTTCGCGCGCGATCTCAGGCCCCATGTCGTGCATTTCCATCATGTTCTAGGCATTGGCCTTGAAGCCCTCTACGCCCTTAGAGAAGCATTTCCGCACGCGGCCATACTCGTCACGTTCCACGAGTATCTGTCGATCTGCCACAATCATGGGCAGATGGTGAAACGGCCTTCCGGTCAGCTCTGCGAAACAGCATCCCCCGTCGCTTGCCACGGCTGCTTTCCCGACATCCCCGTCTCACGCTTCCTGAAGCGGGAGTTGTTTGCGCGCGGGATGCTTGGCCTTGCCGACGCTTTCGTCTCCCCCAGCCGGTTTCTGGCGGAGCGCTACGTCGCATGGGGCATCGAAAAGGACAAGCTCAGCGTGATCGAGAACGGCATCGCCGTGGAAACAGCTGCGCCCGCGCGAGAAGCGCAAGGTCCCAACCCGCGCCGCAACCGCTTTGCCTATTTCGGACAAATGACGCCGTTCAAGGGGGCCGACCTCCTGATCGACGCTGTTTTGCGCATCCCGAAGGAGATATGGGGCGAAGACTCCTGCCTGATGATCTTCGGCGGCAACCTCGAGCGACAGCCGATCGAATTCCAGGAGCGGATGAAGAAGCTCATCGCAGACGCCGGCCACCGCGTCCGTTTCTACGGCGCTTACCAGAACGCGGACGTGCCGCGTCTCATGCGTTCGGTCGACTGGGTGGTTCTGCCGTCCGTCTGGTGGGAAAACTCGCCCATCGTGATCCAGGAGGCCCTGCTCCATCGTAGGCCGATGATGTGCTCCGACATCGGCGGGATGGCCGAGAAGGTGCGTGACGGAAAAGATGGCCTGCACTTTCGCGCTGGCAGCAGCCAGGATCTCGCGGACCGCATCGTCGAAGTCTTGGGTGATAGCCAAATCTGGGAGCGGCTGCGCGTTTCCATGCGACAGCCCGCCGACCGCCTCGCCTGCGCGCAAGAACACGTCAAACTCTATCGCGCGCTGCTGCGGCGGAAGCTAGATGCCGCGATGACCGAGAGCCCCGCGCTTCTCGCCCACTCGCTTTAG
- a CDS encoding glycosyltransferase, which produces MTFDESIDATGVFRNAKIFRLGAELAVLIWDLPPSLPATTKCLLSMDQSPIPLVSMMLPLGNGRQRMFWAMRPEKQPVSVGICTEHGSTAETIVMHPARTLVPLDVEALFADLAPDARIKFVNNLLTVWRSAFRIASDHLFNMVVEDALHALVPEPQAASIVCQIAQGRHLIETAINPDLGDITAIYAIGAASITRMAVRLVRGRNATNGLQSCHFIAEAPSPPFLIVLLSKNGVAIRQLADGKPRHPNLQSWWGKNPEAVELREMIVRRLATLPESGAATAIDLQVRAPLATSRIAKSSMHPSGEVDLALALDDGLLAGGWFHAPSSASAGIDYVKEDGTAVPLDGNSYEFPAWAQGKDEKSKTDVTGFVAWVPLSESPGPLLQPRFQMRLASGTVRPLIPTPQPFEPATQRNHVLRAVPPQHAVDGAFRTILAPALQDIERRLGKTIEVDSTKDYSLPKSAPLVSIVVPLYRVLDFLRFQLSGMATDPWLAANTEVIYVLDSPEIRDQTEHLLGGLHLLHGLPMKLVVMNRNAGYARACNAGARFARGAILVMLNSDVVPFAPGWLQVLSRALLKSNELGAVGPKLIYEDGSLQHAGLYFGRDQRGIWLNHHFHKGMPGDYMPAQHARDVPGVTGACLVTRRDTYERVGGYTEDYVIGDYEDSDLCLKIRRLGLQIAYEPAACLYHFERRSIRRSQDYMRGVASQYNSWLHTQRWEEDIAELMANLFDRDERPTAAGVRIRKRNAA; this is translated from the coding sequence GTGACGTTCGACGAATCGATAGACGCCACTGGCGTTTTCAGAAACGCAAAGATCTTTCGGCTCGGCGCGGAGCTGGCCGTCCTTATCTGGGATCTCCCCCCGTCCCTTCCCGCCACCACAAAGTGCCTGTTGTCCATGGACCAGTCGCCGATACCGCTCGTCAGCATGATGCTGCCTCTTGGCAACGGAAGACAACGAATGTTCTGGGCGATGAGACCGGAAAAGCAGCCGGTGAGTGTCGGCATTTGCACGGAACACGGCAGCACCGCCGAAACCATCGTGATGCATCCGGCGCGCACGCTCGTGCCCCTCGATGTGGAGGCACTGTTCGCGGATCTCGCGCCGGATGCCCGCATCAAGTTCGTCAACAACCTGCTGACCGTGTGGCGAAGCGCCTTCCGCATCGCCAGCGACCATCTTTTCAACATGGTGGTCGAAGACGCCCTTCACGCGCTCGTGCCCGAACCGCAGGCCGCCAGCATCGTCTGCCAAATTGCGCAGGGACGCCATCTGATTGAGACGGCTATCAATCCGGATCTTGGCGACATCACAGCGATCTATGCGATCGGCGCAGCTTCGATTACACGCATGGCCGTAAGACTTGTTCGCGGACGCAACGCGACAAACGGCCTGCAATCGTGCCATTTCATCGCAGAGGCGCCTTCCCCTCCGTTTCTCATCGTCCTCCTGAGCAAGAACGGCGTCGCCATTCGCCAGCTTGCTGACGGCAAGCCTCGCCATCCCAACCTTCAGAGTTGGTGGGGCAAAAACCCCGAGGCGGTGGAACTGCGCGAAATGATTGTTCGTCGACTCGCCACGTTGCCGGAAAGCGGCGCCGCCACGGCGATCGACCTTCAGGTTCGCGCACCACTGGCAACAAGTCGGATTGCCAAGTCATCGATGCATCCGTCCGGTGAGGTCGATCTCGCTCTGGCGCTTGACGACGGTCTGCTGGCCGGCGGCTGGTTCCACGCGCCGTCATCCGCGTCCGCCGGCATCGACTACGTCAAAGAGGACGGCACGGCCGTGCCGCTCGACGGCAACAGCTACGAATTTCCGGCATGGGCGCAAGGGAAGGATGAGAAGAGTAAGACCGATGTGACCGGTTTCGTTGCCTGGGTCCCTCTGTCGGAATCCCCCGGGCCGCTCCTGCAACCGCGATTTCAGATGCGCCTTGCCTCGGGAACGGTCAGGCCGCTGATACCGACGCCACAGCCTTTCGAGCCCGCGACACAACGAAACCATGTCCTGCGCGCCGTGCCGCCTCAGCATGCGGTCGACGGTGCCTTCCGCACGATTCTTGCCCCTGCCCTGCAGGACATAGAACGACGATTGGGCAAGACCATAGAGGTCGACAGCACAAAGGACTACAGCTTGCCCAAAAGCGCACCCCTCGTTTCCATTGTCGTGCCCCTCTACCGGGTTCTCGATTTCCTGCGCTTCCAACTGTCGGGGATGGCCACGGATCCATGGCTAGCAGCCAACACGGAGGTCATCTATGTCCTCGATTCACCGGAAATCCGGGATCAGACGGAGCACCTGCTCGGCGGCCTGCACCTTCTGCACGGGCTGCCGATGAAGTTGGTCGTTATGAATCGCAACGCCGGCTATGCGCGTGCTTGCAATGCCGGCGCACGTTTTGCACGCGGCGCCATACTGGTCATGCTCAATTCAGATGTCGTGCCTTTCGCGCCAGGCTGGCTTCAGGTGTTGTCGCGAGCGCTATTGAAAAGCAACGAGCTGGGTGCCGTCGGCCCGAAACTGATCTACGAAGACGGATCGCTGCAGCACGCTGGACTGTACTTCGGCCGCGACCAGCGCGGGATCTGGCTGAACCACCATTTCCACAAGGGCATGCCTGGCGACTACATGCCTGCGCAACATGCCCGCGACGTTCCCGGCGTTACCGGCGCTTGCCTCGTGACCCGCAGAGACACTTACGAGCGCGTTGGCGGGTACACCGAGGACTACGTGATCGGCGACTACGAGGACAGCGACCTGTGCCTCAAGATCCGTCGCCTCGGGCTCCAGATTGCCTATGAGCCGGCAGCGTGCCTGTATCATTTCGAGCGTCGCTCGATTCGCCGCAGCCAGGACTACATGCGCGGCGTTGCAAGCCAATACAATTCATGGCTGCATACGCAGCGCTGGGAGGAGGATATCGCCGAACTGATGGCGAACCTGTTCGATAGGGACGAGCGACCCACCGCGGCGGGTGTGAGAATCCGGAAGAGGAACGCAGCGTGA
- a CDS encoding class I SAM-dependent methyltransferase: protein MTHAALLHPTKPARLIDEDRVRWLIESVRGNRFLPQPESTNVFVGDGDFRAIGAEFLGYFIRIGGLREDSRVLDIGCGIGRMAVPLTQYLDPQTSRYDGVDPVESGIGWCQRTIAPAYPNFAFRQLDIAHELYNPNGKISGMALTLPFPDRHFDFVIMTSVVTHLPPAEVLVYLAEVRRILSPGGRLFMTAFVVDRIAAANEHGRRDPRLPFRRYGESPCWFVPNQPPLAAVGFEDGFLDKALERAGLSVALKSLGHWRGTNAGHHQDFIVAKRRGNGR from the coding sequence GTGACTCATGCGGCACTCCTGCACCCCACCAAGCCGGCCCGGCTAATAGATGAAGACCGTGTTCGCTGGCTAATCGAATCTGTTCGGGGCAATCGTTTTCTGCCGCAACCGGAATCCACCAACGTCTTCGTGGGAGACGGGGATTTTCGCGCGATAGGAGCGGAGTTTCTCGGTTACTTCATTCGCATCGGCGGCCTGCGCGAAGACAGCCGCGTTCTCGACATCGGGTGCGGCATCGGCCGGATGGCCGTGCCGCTTACCCAATATCTCGATCCGCAAACGAGCCGCTACGATGGTGTCGATCCAGTCGAGAGCGGTATTGGCTGGTGCCAGCGAACGATTGCGCCTGCCTACCCCAATTTCGCCTTCCGGCAACTGGACATCGCTCACGAGCTGTACAATCCGAACGGCAAGATCAGCGGGATGGCCTTGACGCTTCCGTTTCCGGATCGGCATTTCGACTTCGTCATCATGACGTCCGTGGTCACTCATCTGCCGCCCGCGGAGGTCCTTGTCTACCTCGCCGAGGTCCGCAGGATCCTGTCACCCGGCGGGCGCCTGTTCATGACCGCCTTCGTGGTCGACCGGATCGCGGCGGCAAACGAACACGGGCGACGCGATCCGCGTCTCCCCTTCCGCCGCTATGGCGAAAGCCCATGCTGGTTCGTACCCAACCAGCCACCGCTTGCCGCAGTCGGTTTCGAAGACGGCTTTCTGGACAAGGCGCTCGAACGGGCCGGCCTTTCCGTCGCCCTGAAATCGCTTGGCCATTGGCGCGGCACCAACGCAGGCCACCATCAGGACTTCATCGTGGCGAAGCGCCGGGGAAATGGTCGATGA
- a CDS encoding MarR family transcriptional regulator, whose translation MKENDVFSLLAELNDDPSLRISQTAQTDPRLPQGAELGDLQQVTYFELARLMERASRRFSGLIRAELTKLRVDDIGPAQAMILLAIGDSELSVAELLDRGHYVGSNVSYYLKQLGDGDYIDRVASQRDKRSARIKLTEKGRQLRANLRDAAMAYERAVNRGDQDQRMLETAFQTLHQLELAWGSASRYGV comes from the coding sequence ATGAAAGAAAATGATGTGTTCAGTTTGCTGGCAGAACTGAATGACGATCCGAGTCTTCGAATAAGCCAGACAGCACAAACAGACCCCCGGCTTCCTCAGGGTGCCGAGCTTGGGGACCTCCAGCAGGTTACGTATTTCGAGCTCGCTCGCCTCATGGAGCGGGCAAGCCGGCGCTTCTCGGGCCTGATCCGTGCGGAGCTGACCAAGCTTCGTGTAGACGATATCGGGCCGGCGCAGGCGATGATTCTGCTGGCAATCGGCGATTCGGAACTGTCGGTCGCCGAGCTTCTGGATCGTGGGCATTATGTCGGCTCCAACGTTTCCTATTATCTGAAGCAGCTTGGCGATGGCGACTACATCGATCGCGTTGCCTCCCAGCGCGACAAGCGGTCGGCGCGCATCAAATTGACAGAGAAGGGACGCCAGCTCAGGGCAAATCTCCGCGACGCGGCGATGGCTTATGAGCGCGCGGTGAATCGTGGCGACCAGGACCAGCGGATGCTTGAGACGGCTTTCCAGACGCTGCACCAGCTCGAACTGGCCTGGGGCAGCGCTTCACGGTACGGCGTCTAA
- a CDS encoding calcium-binding protein — translation MATLEGGAYDDALFGSRFNDFIRAHGGADFVSGGNGHDLVFGDDGDDLLFGGKGNDSLFGGEDSDLLNGENGNDNLVGGWGDDLLYGDKGNDTLLGGQGSDLLSGGKGADILYGGDGADIIDGGAGNDVLAGAAGHDIFVFDGGGGNDVILDFNAGEDLLQISKGINGLDVSSPEDLASRVTQVGGNVVVDLGHGDTLTLVNVDADDVHANPENYFTVH, via the coding sequence ATGGCCACATTGGAAGGCGGAGCATACGACGATGCGCTGTTCGGCTCCCGCTTTAACGACTTCATTCGCGCCCATGGGGGCGCTGATTTCGTGAGCGGCGGCAACGGGCACGACCTCGTGTTCGGTGATGACGGTGACGACCTGCTGTTCGGCGGAAAGGGAAACGATTCCCTGTTCGGCGGCGAGGACAGCGACTTGTTGAACGGTGAAAACGGGAATGACAACCTCGTCGGCGGCTGGGGTGATGATCTTCTGTACGGTGACAAGGGCAACGACACCCTGCTCGGCGGCCAGGGAAGCGACCTCCTGTCCGGCGGCAAGGGCGCCGATATACTTTATGGCGGCGATGGTGCCGACATCATTGATGGCGGTGCTGGCAACGACGTCCTGGCAGGCGCTGCTGGCCACGACATCTTCGTCTTCGACGGCGGCGGCGGGAATGACGTCATCCTCGACTTTAACGCTGGCGAGGATCTGCTGCAGATCTCGAAGGGCATCAATGGCCTCGACGTGTCTTCGCCCGAAGACCTGGCCTCGCGTGTCACGCAGGTAGGGGGCAATGTCGTCGTGGATCTCGGCCATGGCGATACGCTCACATTGGTAAATGTCGATGCCGACGACGTCCATGCCAATCCCGAGAACTACTTCACCGTTCACTGA